From one Branchiostoma floridae strain S238N-H82 chromosome 3, Bfl_VNyyK, whole genome shotgun sequence genomic stretch:
- the LOC118410732 gene encoding NADH dehydrogenase [ubiquinone] 1 alpha subcomplex subunit 8-like: MPTLDQLPTYEELDAEEVNVTSAVLKAGAHHYGKYCDKVNKEFMLCRWEEKDPRKCLKEGREVNECALDFFRKIKGSCHDSFTEYWTCLDNTKNMKLRNCRKQQAVFDQCALDKLGWVRPEPGELSQVTKVKTDRPKPENPYKSRPRPEPNPPLDPSLELKPSHGGSRFFFWW; this comes from the exons ATGCCAACTCTTGACCAACTTCCAACGTATGAGGAACTCGATGCCGAAGAGGTGAATGTCACCTCCGCCGTACTGAAGGCTGGGGCCCACCACTATGGCAAATACTGCGACAAAGTCAATAAG GAGTTCATGCTCTGTCGATGGGAGGAGAAAGATCCCCGCAAGTGTCTGAAGGAGGGCAGGGAGGTAAATGAGTGTGCCCTCGACTTCTTCAGGAAGATCAAAGGAAGCTGTCATGACTCCTTTACAGAGTACTGGACCTGTCTGGACAACACTAAGAACATG AAACTGCGGAATTGCCGTAAGCAGCAGGCTGTATTTGACCAGTGTGCGCTGGACAAGTTGGGCTGGGTCAGACCAGAGCCAGGAGAACTTTCTCAG GTCACCAAAGTAAAGACAGATCGTCCTAAACCGGAGAATCCGTACAAGTCCCGTCCCCGCCCAGAACCCAACCCTCCTCTGGACCCTTCCCTGGAGCTGAAACCTTCCCACGGTGGCAGCCGCTTCTTCTTCTGGTGGTGA
- the LOC118410731 gene encoding histone acetyltransferase KAT8-like: MATAEQTGSVVRENVQEMNHSLPETVQLNLQKDLKPTEENGNDHIPEISETYSVRRSDGTWHDAEVIQTRRNEHEGGRMEFYVHYKGFNRRLDEWVDLCRIDVQSHSSRKKRAAEETLYDFADQPDRKITRNQKRRHDEINHVQKTYAEMDPTTAALEKEHEAITKVKYVDKVQIGKYEIDAWYFSPFPEDYGKCPRLYICEFCLKYMKYEKTYRHHMGECTFRQPPGKEIYRKGTISVYEVDGRGDKIYCQNLCLLAKLFLDHKTLYFDVEPFMFYILTEVDKQGAHLVGYFSKEKESPDGNNLACIMTVPPFQRKGYGKFLIAFSYELSKLEHRVGSPEKPLSDLGKLSYRSYWSWVLLEILRDFKGTLSIKDLSQMTSITENDIISTLQSMNMVKYWKGQHVICVTAKLVEEHLKSAQYRRPPIMVDTSCLRWAAPKKKDVKISKK; encoded by the exons ATGGCTACGGCGGAGCAGACGGGTAGCGTTGTCCGAGAAAATGTCCAAGAAATGAACCATTCTCTACCCGAAACGGTTCAGCTGAACCTTCAAAAGGATCTCAAGCCGACCGAGGAAAACGGGAACGACCACATTCCCGAGATCAGCGAGACGTACAGTGTCAGACGATCGGATGGCACGTGGC ATGATGCAGAAGTTATCCAGACCAGGCGGAATGAACACGAGGGAGGACGAATGGAGTTCTATGTTCATTACAAAGGAT TTAACAGACGTCTGGATGAGTGGGTGGACCTGTGCAGGATCGATGTTCAGTCTCACAGCAGTAGGAAGAAACGGGCTGCAGAAGAAACTCTGTACGACTTCGCAGACCAACCGGACAGAAAGATCACACGCAACCAGAAGAGACGGCACGATGAAATCAATCACGTGCAGAAG aCTTATGCAGAGATGGACCCAACCACCGCAGCACTTGAAAAGGAACATGAAGCT ATCACAAAAGTGAAGTACGTAGACAAGGTCCAGATTGGGAAGTACGAAATCGATGCCTGGTACTTCTCGCCATTCCCAGAGGACTATGGGAAGTGTCCACGGCTGTACATTTGCGAATTCTGCCTGAAATACATGAAGTATGAGAAGACATACAGACATCACATG GGAGAGTGCACATTCCGCCAGCCGCCAGGGAAAGAGATCTACAGGAAGGGGACGATCTCTGTATATGAAGTGGACGGGCGAGGAGACAAA ATCTACTGTCAGAACCTGTGTCTGCTAGCCAAACTGTTCCTGGACCACAAGACCCTGTACTTTGATGTGGAACCCTTCATGTTCTACATCCTCACAGAGGTGGACAAACAAGGAGCGCATCTGGTGGGATATTTCTCCAAG GAGAAAGAATCCCCAGATGGCAACAACCTGGCCTGCATCATGACCGTGCCGCCATTCCAGAGGAAAGGCTACGGGAAGTTCCTCATCGCATTCA GTTATGAGTTGTCCAAACTGGAACACAGAGTTGGTTCCCCAGAGAAGCCGCTGTCGGACCTGGGGAAGCTGAGCTACCGCAGCTACTGGTCCTGGGTATTGTTAGAGATCCTCAGGGACTTCAAGGGAACACTCTCCATTAAAGACTTGAG CCAGATGACCAGCATCACGGAGAATGACATCATCTCCACCCTGCAGTCCATGAACATGGTGAAGTACTGGAAGGGTCAGCACGTCATCTGTGTCACGGCCAAATTGGTGGAGGAGCACCTGAAGAGCGCACAGTACCGCCGACCGCCCATCATGGTCGACACGTCCTGTCTGCGATGGGCGGCACCAAAAAAGAAAGAtgtcaaaatatcaaagaaGTGA